From Punica granatum isolate Tunisia-2019 chromosome 1, ASM765513v2, whole genome shotgun sequence:
TGCCTTCTTTAATAATAAGTCCAGCCCAGAGTCCATCGGAACTCATGCAAACGAGGAATTTCGGGCAATCAAGGTAAAAgttctaattttttaagacaaaatttaatatatatatatatatatatatattttgcggaatttatatcaattatctgtatttctttttcttaccAAGTAGAAATTATATGAAGAAATGGAGAACCGAATAGATACCACGtgcaagctcaatcgggtTCCCGACCAAGTGCGATCGGACCATGAAGAGTTCTCTCAATGGGATTCATATTCTTCTAAACGAGACCACGATGCTATTATTGAGGTTTGTATGTATTGTTTCCCATACACCTCCTTTCTTCCTCAATgattggcaaaaaaaaatttaaaaaaggaaaataatatatagagaAAATCACACTAAATAGCACTTTTGTCACTATTTTCACCTCTTAGTGCACTTTTTaaacttaattaaaatatgttaTAGTATAAATCACCATTTCTCCATTAAATCTAACacactttttaatttttattaaaacaaGTAacggaaaaaggaaaagaaaataaatgaataataataataataataaaaagaaagtagCAGGATGAAGAAGGGAGGAAGGGGGTGGGGTTGCTCCCTGGCCACCGGCCAGCCCCATACCCAAAGGAGGTCGCCAAAGGGCTCTCGAGCCTCCTAATATCTATGATTTTTATGATTCCATGGCATTGACATTATTACTCAGATAATACTTACTTACAAATAGGTTTCTTTAATATCCAGATGCTAATTGATAGAACAGACCCAGCATCGATCGACAACGAAGGGAACGTGCTGCCTACTCTAGTGTACATGGCCCGTGAAAAGCGACCTGACTATTTTCATAACTTCAAAGCCGGAGCTATGAATTCACTGGTAAAGTACTTAATGCACCCGACACGTTATATGTTgatccaaaaagaaaacacaTTATATCACTATTGTTCTTAGATTAATCTGCTCAAATCAAATAAATCTATATCCTAGAACTTTTGCAGATCAGAGTTTCATCGGTGATAACTGGGGGAGAGATCATCCTCAATGTGGACTGTGACATGTACTCGAACAACTCGAAATCCATAAGGGATGCACTCTGCTTCTTCATGGACGAAGAAAAGGGCCATGAGATTGCATTTGTGCAGTTCCCTCAGAACTTCGTTAATGTCACCAAGAACGAACTATATGGCAGCTCGCTCCAAGTAATTAACAATGTGAGTTGCTAATACTACGTATATTGAGCTTTTGTGTATCCAATCAAAATTCGGAGTCACTGGTCGATTTTCATGTATCCAATTTTTAAAGCTGTTCTTTACCTGCAGATTGAATTCCATGGCATGGATGGTTATGGTGGAGTGCTATACATCGGGAGCGGATGCTTTCACAGAAGAGACATTCTCTGTGGGATGAAATACAGCAAAGAAGTGAAGAGGACGACATTGATAAGTCGAAGGAGTGGAGGAGAAGATCAGCCAATTGGAAGAATTCACGACCCGCAAAAACTGAGGGTTCTTGCAAGTTGCACTTACGAGAAGAATACAAAGTGGGGAAACGAGGTTGCGATCATAACTCGTGCTAACAATTTATTCGGATTAATGCTTCCGAATAGTTGCACCGGCGACATGATATGCTGTAATACTTAAACTTAGAGGGAACAAAACAGTGATGTTTGTTTGATTGCAGGTGGGCTTGAAATATGGGTGCCCGGTTGAGGACATAATCACGGGGCTGGCGATCAAGTGCCGGGGATGGAAAGCGGTGTACCACAATCCCGAGCAGATGGCTTTCTTAGGCTTGGCTCCCACCACGTTGCTGCAGACGCTTGTGCAGCACAAGCGGTGGTCCGAGGGCGATTTCCAGATTGCGCTTTCCAAGTACGGTCCGGCGAGGTATGGGCCAGGACGAATCAGCCCCGGCCTTATACTGTGCTACCTGACCTATTGCCTATGGGTTCCTAACTGCATTCCCACTCTGTACTATTCAATGGTCCCTTCAGTTTATCTCCTGAGAGGCACTTCTCTATTTCCAGAGgtaccatttttcttttagctCTTCTTGTTTCAACATCGAAGTTAAGATGCTTCAACCAAAACGATCATTCGCATTTTTCTCTTTCCATGTTTTAGATTTCAAGCCCGTGGGTTGTGCCGTTTGTGTACGTGATTTTTGCGAAGTACGCTTACAGCCTGGTGGAGTTCCTGCAGTCGGGTGGTACAGTCCTAGGGTGGTGGAACGAACAGAGGATCTGGCTCTACAAGAGGACCAGCTCCTACCTATTTGCCCTCATTGACACCATCGTGAAGCTCCTCGGATTTTCTAAGACCACTTTCGTGATCACTGCTAAGGTCGCTGACGAGGACGTGTTGAGGCGATACGAGGCTGAGGTGATGGAGCTCGGGGCCACGTCTCCCATGTTCACCCTGATCTCGACGCTTGCCCTGCTCAACCTGACCTGCCTTCTGGGCTTTGGGATCAGACTGGTCATGATGTCTACCGATTCCGTGGTCAATTACTCCGGCTCGATGTTCCTCCAGGGCGTCCTTTGCGGGGTGTTGGTTTTGATCAATTTCCCACTCTACCAAGGAATGTTCATTAGGAAGGATGCAGGGAAAATGCCAATTCCTACGACGGTGACATCCGTTGTCTTGGCTGTCTCTGTGTGCACTTGTTTTGCATTCTTGTACTAAGCATATTTTGCTGTAATTGTGCATTagtcctttctttttctgaaaattctCTGAAGAATTTTTGTACCGGGAGTTGAGATTCCCAAACTTATTAATAAGTCCTCCTACATTTCTTCACTTCTTTTCGTCAGTTATGGCATTATTTTTCACTGGAGCCGTGAATTTATTGGCAGTCCGAGGGTAGGCAGAACCACGGTCATGGACAGCtcgaaccttttttttttgtttttttgttttaattttttttataggtaaTAAGAGAGGTACATATGTCTAGtataaagagagaaaataaaacaaataaagagGCACCTAAGTCCCGTTGGTGTCACTACACTAAGATCCTTTCCTCACAGCTCGAACTCTTTTGGGCATGTACATGGAAGGACTAGGCCCATTGGAGGCCCACGCTAACGCCTAATTGTGGCAACCGGCCCAGTATGTTGAGTAAGCTTTACAGCAATAAGAACCAATATTCCCTAGTGaaagaattttattaaattccTCCACGTGTTAAGTTGATTGGTATCCTTTTTCCAAAATCTAAACATTTGACCAATAAAATTATGGAAAGAAAAGCTTGATTTATTTCATGCCCTTGCAGTTTGAGGCCCATCTTAATTTTGTCCTTGTAGATTTTCATGACATTCGCTTTttccaattgaaaatttttggattgtctcaattttgttcgttacgataaaaagaaaaccttAATAAGAGTGGGATCGAAATTGCCATAGTCCTTGTGAAGTGTAGTCATTATGAATCTATGATAGCTTCTA
This genomic window contains:
- the LOC116190433 gene encoding cellulose synthase-like protein E1 isoform X2, encoding MGSDREEQLPPLFVTSRGKGTFLYRAFAGSVFLGISLIWVYRLAYLPDDDDDGSSRWRRWAWVGMLGAELWFGFYWILTQASRWNLVYRQTFKDRLALRYEHELPGVDIFVCTADPAIEPPAMVVSTVLSVMAYDYPTEKLGVYLSDDAGSELTYYALLEASRFAKHWLPFCKKFKVEPTSPAAFFNNKSSPESIGTHANEEFRAIKKLYEEMENRIDTTCKLNRVPDQVRSDHEEFSQWDSYSSKRDHDAIIEMLIDRTDPASIDNEGNVLPTLVYMAREKRPDYFHNFKAGAMNSLIRVSSVITGGEIILNVDCDMYSNNSKSIRDALCFFMDEEKGHEIAFVQFPQNFVNVTKNELYGSSLQVINNIEFHGMDGYGGVLYIGSGCFHRRDILCGMKYSKEVKRTTLISRRSGGEDQPIGRIHDPQKLRVLASCTYEKNTKWGNEVGLKYGCPVEDIITGLAIKCRGWKAVYHNPEQMAFLGLAPTTLLQTLVQHKRWSEGDFQIALSKYGPARYGPGRISPGLILCYLTYCLWVPNCIPTLYYSMVPSVYLLRGTSLFPEISSPWVVPFVYVIFAKYAYSLVEFLQSGGTVLGWWNEQRIWLYKRTSSYLFALIDTIVKLLGFSKTTFVITAKVADEDVLRRYEAEVMELGATSPMFTLISTLALLNLTCLLGFGIRLVMMSTDSVVNYSGSMFLQGVLCGVLVLINFPLYQGMFIRKDAGKMPIPTTMSFGWLASVFAVGLMVFSSLQAVSGIRFVIDREECVSHNVEYDGDTVHVSFVVVKYNSTWRYSPEGVDLVVKGPVGNQIQDFHDKTSEKFEFVAQTKGLHRFCFTNKSPYHETIDFDVHVGHFTYYEQHAKDEHFNPLMEQIEKLQDALFNIQFEQHWLRAQTERQSIVNDAMSRRAIHKAVFESVALIGACVLQVYLLRRLFNRKLGISRV